In Rubripirellula tenax, the following are encoded in one genomic region:
- a CDS encoding recombinase family protein, with protein sequence MRCAIYTRKSTEEGLEQEYSTLDAQRDAAEAYVASQKHEGWEVIPKSYDDGGFTGSNMERPALQRLLADIAAGEIDCVIVYKVDRLSRSLLDFTKIVETFDQHGVSFVSVTQQFNTSTSMGRLVLNVLLSFAQFEREMISERIRDKVAASRRRGKWSGGMPLLGYTVKNTKLLVDETEADRVRQIFNLYIEYRSLLPVVKELRQRGWTTKQWITKKGDHRGGRTFTKNAVYKLLTNVTYIGKIRYKDETHEGEHDGIVPTDLFQRVQTQLKANGNSGGTGVRNKHNALLKGLIWCKACGRPMTHSYSCKGNKRYRYYVCGTAMQKGWSECPAPSVPAGEIERFVIEQIQTIGTDEDLLNQTIGQIESRSASLHDNLEAERKSLQRQLRNDHEKLRAIAANVSNNGRVAGLPELQKRIDTAEDRLKAIGTELQSLKSQAIDTADVRQLLAGFEELWQTIQPREQVRLTSLLVDRVDFDGVEGNVGITFHETGMQSLTAESMEVPA encoded by the coding sequence GTGCGATGCGCGATCTACACCCGAAAGAGCACCGAAGAGGGACTCGAGCAAGAATACAGTACGCTCGATGCTCAGCGTGACGCCGCCGAGGCTTACGTCGCTTCGCAAAAGCACGAGGGTTGGGAAGTCATCCCCAAGTCCTACGACGACGGCGGATTCACGGGCAGCAACATGGAACGGCCGGCGTTACAGCGATTGCTGGCAGACATCGCGGCCGGCGAGATCGACTGCGTGATCGTTTACAAGGTCGACCGCCTTAGCCGATCGCTGCTCGACTTCACCAAGATCGTCGAAACGTTCGACCAACACGGCGTCTCGTTCGTCAGCGTCACACAGCAGTTCAACACATCAACGTCGATGGGCCGGCTAGTGCTCAATGTGCTGTTGTCGTTTGCTCAATTCGAGCGAGAAATGATCAGCGAACGGATTCGTGACAAGGTGGCCGCCTCGCGCCGCCGCGGCAAATGGTCCGGCGGAATGCCGCTGCTTGGCTACACAGTGAAGAACACAAAATTGCTAGTCGACGAAACCGAAGCCGATCGCGTTCGCCAGATATTCAATCTGTATATCGAGTATCGCTCACTGTTGCCCGTCGTCAAAGAGCTGAGACAGCGTGGTTGGACAACCAAACAATGGATCACCAAAAAAGGCGATCATCGCGGCGGTCGCACGTTCACAAAAAACGCGGTCTATAAACTGCTGACCAACGTCACCTACATCGGCAAGATTCGCTACAAAGACGAAACGCACGAAGGCGAACACGACGGAATCGTGCCCACCGATCTCTTCCAGCGAGTCCAAACACAACTGAAGGCCAACGGAAATTCCGGCGGCACCGGTGTTCGCAACAAGCATAACGCGTTGCTAAAGGGCCTGATCTGGTGCAAAGCTTGCGGCCGACCCATGACGCACTCGTACAGCTGCAAAGGCAACAAGAGGTACCGCTACTACGTTTGTGGCACCGCGATGCAAAAGGGTTGGTCGGAATGTCCGGCACCGTCCGTGCCCGCCGGTGAGATCGAACGCTTTGTCATTGAGCAAATTCAAACCATCGGCACCGACGAAGACCTGCTCAATCAAACTATCGGGCAAATCGAATCACGATCCGCATCACTCCACGACAACCTCGAAGCCGAACGCAAATCGCTGCAACGGCAACTCAGAAACGATCACGAGAAATTGCGGGCGATCGCCGCCAACGTCTCCAACAACGGCCGAGTCGCTGGGCTACCCGAACTTCAAAAACGGATCGACACAGCCGAAGACCGGCTCAAAGCCATTGGCACCGAACTCCAATCGCTCAAATCCCAAGCCATCGACACCGCCGACGTCCGGCAACTGCTCGCCGGCTTTGAGGAACTGTGGCAAACGATTCAGCCCCGCGAACAGGTCCGTCTCACGTCGCTGCTTGTTGACCGAGTCGACTTCGACGGCGTCGAGGGCAACGTCGGCATCACGTTCCACGAAACCGGCATGCAAAGCCTGACCGCCGAAAGCATGGAGGTGCCCGCATGA
- a CDS encoding 2OG-Fe(II) oxygenase, with protein sequence MARKKKATSSQSTLEKLAAAIGACGKSAACCSGMIEADDFEITIADAGLLPLPMRAKHVRELGDIAKPAPYGKRTETIVDAAVRNSLEIDSAKVQLSAALQRAIDDQLPVIERGLGLPPGRLKAELYKLLIYPTGGRFRKHRDSEKRKGMVGSLIVVLPSKFKRGSLLVWEKDRPRRFDFGQARLEQTAEYVAFYADCEHEVERVESGVRVCLAFNLIVKPSGKRKRKPSDAADPVVVDALSDRLAAHPQKPIVFPLDHHYTAAGLKPNLLKGADREIAEQVRLASEQLGCRLYFGQVSRHLCQYADDGSFGYERRGYRSGPVDYDNLNIGESYNDEIVIDGWKDASGKNVSLAELPCDETMLACTTPVEQWKPTRQDYEGYTGNAGNTLDRWYHQSAVVIWSNEHHAQIVVQMGIEYAIEQLLSKRGELQSVPDDDLESACDECQSLAEAIIDKWPERLWRHARGEKEDQKELKKFADELPSFDDPDLIGRFLQSLAGRDWTFNLDKLVVQSCCRMGADVMLPILQSCLSSPPPTNQYGRIAAEGLADRDASWIQKLATDKKHAGLATADLAGLIEIATARLIAYVEKLEHGSYHRSFEDVQAPWKRLFQAAIVIRDDDTLAKLFDLLRRAPTCFPIRTFQVAAANEIDCFSNKLGGEISATLRGWIHELNEFLTAATNCEPTPPQDFSRPNQTDCDCRFCLEMQTFLVSPTQETTRIAAREDRRHHLVDVIRSKKLDVTTAVEKTSSPHKLVLRKTSGSFDRALKQYHNDLKLHASLPKIEG encoded by the coding sequence ATGGCTCGCAAGAAAAAGGCGACTTCCAGCCAATCAACGCTTGAAAAACTTGCCGCCGCGATCGGTGCGTGTGGTAAGTCGGCAGCCTGTTGCTCGGGCATGATCGAGGCGGATGACTTCGAGATCACCATTGCGGATGCGGGCCTGCTTCCACTGCCAATGCGAGCGAAGCATGTTCGTGAGCTTGGTGACATCGCGAAACCAGCCCCCTACGGCAAGCGGACGGAGACCATCGTTGACGCGGCCGTCCGCAATTCACTAGAAATCGACTCCGCGAAGGTTCAACTGTCGGCAGCGTTGCAACGTGCGATCGACGACCAATTGCCAGTCATTGAACGTGGCCTCGGCTTGCCCCCGGGACGGCTAAAAGCGGAACTTTACAAGTTGCTGATCTATCCCACCGGCGGTCGATTCAGGAAGCATCGTGACAGCGAAAAGCGCAAAGGTATGGTCGGATCCCTGATCGTGGTGTTGCCGTCCAAATTCAAACGAGGCTCACTGCTTGTTTGGGAAAAGGACCGACCGCGGCGGTTCGATTTTGGCCAAGCGCGGCTGGAGCAAACCGCCGAGTACGTCGCGTTCTACGCCGATTGCGAGCACGAAGTCGAGCGAGTCGAAAGCGGTGTCCGCGTTTGTCTGGCATTCAACTTGATTGTTAAGCCGTCCGGAAAACGCAAACGCAAGCCCAGCGATGCGGCTGATCCGGTTGTTGTGGATGCACTTTCGGATCGTCTGGCGGCTCACCCGCAAAAACCGATCGTCTTCCCGCTCGATCATCACTACACAGCGGCAGGTTTGAAGCCGAACTTGTTGAAGGGTGCCGACCGAGAAATTGCCGAGCAAGTCCGCTTGGCATCGGAACAACTCGGATGCCGACTGTACTTCGGTCAAGTCTCGCGGCACCTGTGCCAGTATGCGGACGATGGGAGTTTTGGGTATGAGCGAAGAGGCTATCGGAGTGGTCCGGTCGACTACGACAACTTGAACATTGGCGAGTCTTACAACGATGAAATCGTCATCGACGGCTGGAAAGATGCCTCGGGAAAGAACGTTTCGCTCGCGGAGTTACCGTGTGACGAGACCATGTTGGCTTGCACCACGCCGGTCGAACAATGGAAACCGACCCGGCAGGACTACGAGGGCTACACGGGGAACGCCGGCAATACGCTTGATCGCTGGTATCACCAGTCTGCGGTCGTGATTTGGTCAAACGAACACCATGCTCAGATCGTCGTTCAAATGGGTATTGAGTATGCGATCGAGCAATTGCTTTCGAAGCGTGGTGAATTGCAATCGGTGCCGGACGACGATTTGGAATCCGCATGCGACGAATGCCAGTCGCTCGCCGAAGCGATCATCGACAAGTGGCCCGAGCGGTTGTGGCGACACGCTCGAGGCGAGAAAGAAGATCAAAAGGAACTGAAGAAGTTTGCCGATGAGCTGCCCTCGTTCGACGATCCCGATTTGATCGGCCGCTTTTTGCAATCGCTTGCTGGTCGGGATTGGACATTTAACTTGGACAAGTTGGTGGTCCAGTCGTGTTGCAGGATGGGTGCCGACGTAATGCTACCGATCTTGCAGTCGTGTCTGTCATCTCCACCGCCAACGAATCAGTATGGACGAATCGCGGCCGAAGGGCTTGCAGATCGCGATGCCAGTTGGATCCAAAAACTAGCCACGGACAAAAAGCATGCCGGGTTGGCGACTGCCGACTTGGCCGGACTGATCGAGATCGCGACAGCGAGGCTGATTGCTTACGTCGAGAAACTGGAACATGGTTCGTATCACCGTTCGTTTGAAGATGTACAGGCACCTTGGAAGCGACTGTTTCAAGCCGCCATCGTGATCCGTGACGACGACACCCTCGCAAAGCTTTTCGACTTATTGCGGCGCGCGCCGACATGCTTTCCTATACGAACTTTCCAAGTGGCCGCAGCCAACGAGATCGACTGCTTTAGCAATAAGCTTGGTGGCGAAATTTCAGCGACGCTGCGAGGTTGGATTCATGAACTCAACGAATTTCTTACAGCCGCCACCAACTGCGAGCCCACACCTCCCCAAGACTTTTCGCGACCCAATCAAACAGACTGCGATTGCCGATTCTGTTTGGAGATGCAAACTTTCTTGGTGTCGCCCACCCAAGAAACGACCCGGATCGCGGCCCGCGAAGATCGACGTCACCACCTCGTTGACGTGATCCGGAGCAAGAAACTTGACGTCACTACCGCCGTTGAGAAAACATCCAGTCCCCACAAGCTCGTTCTTAGAAAGACCAGCGGTTCGTTTGATCGAGCACTCAAGCAATATCACAACGATCTCAAGCTTCACGCGTCGCTACCGAAAATCGAAGGCTGA